The genomic segment CAAGTTGCGGGCCTTTCCTTTTGTACGGACATCATGTCGTCCGCGCTCTTCTTCGATGCACCTCTCCCTCCGGGAGAGGTCGATGCGCGTTGCGCATCGGGTGAGGGCGGGGCTTTCCTAGATGATTCCAGAGCGTTGTCGTCCGTCCCCGCCTGACCCGCAGTTCGGCTGTTGAAAGCCTCGGCATTCTCTTTCGGCACCTTCTACCGGAGGGAGAAGGCGTGTCATGAAGTCCTCAAGCGTTCACCGCGTCGCCGATGCATCCGCCACCGCCACCGCCTGCGCTTCCCGGATGACGCGCAACAGATTCCCGCTCCACATCGCTTCGATCTGTGCTTCGGTGTAGCCGGCCTCGAGCAGCCGCTCAGTGATCTTCGGCAGATCCGACACGTCTTCCAGACCGACCACGCCACCGCCGCCGTCCCAGTCCGCACCGAAGCCGACATGCTCGGGCCCGGCGACTTCGATGATGTGCAGGATGTGGGCGAAATAATCGTCCAGCGTGGCCTTCTTCAGGCCGTGCTTCGCATCCAGCTCGCCACGCAGGCGATCGAACTCGTCGTAGTTGGCTTCGCTCAGATTCGCGCGGCCGCCGAAGCGCTCGTACAACGCGCGCAGATCGCTCTGGTATGCCGGCGTCGCGCCGGTGTCGATCAGATAGCTGCCCAGCGAGTTCACCAGGATCACGCCTCCGTGCTCGGCCAGCGTGCGGATGCGTGCATCGTCGATGTTGCGCGGGTGTTCGTGGATCGCGTCCGCGCCGGTGTGGCTGAGGATGATCGGCGCCTTCGACAGCGCGATCAGCTGGTCGAACACGGCATCAGACGCGTGTGAATGGTCGAGCACGATGCCCAGCCGGTTGGCCTCGGCGACGAGTGCGCGGCCCTTGTCGCTGAGCCCGTTCCATTCGGGCGGCGTGCTCGCCGAATCGGCGAAGTCGTTGTTCGAG from the Luteimonas fraxinea genome contains:
- a CDS encoding dipeptidase, with translation MKPLLSGLALALSLACAPALADDTVSAEARALHERILTLDSHLDTPSFFGRDGWDILQRNDTPPTASQVDLPKMIEGGLDGGLWVIYTGQRGRTPEDDRAARDASLVRLVEIRELLAAHPDSFELALTADDAARIRDAGKRVVYISIENASPLSADPSLLALYHRLGVRVLGLVHTSNNDFADSASTPPEWNGLSDKGRALVAEANRLGIVLDHSHASDAVFDQLIALSKAPIILSHTGADAIHEHPRNIDDARIRTLAEHGGVILVNSLGSYLIDTGATPAYQSDLRALYERFGGRANLSEANYDEFDRLRGELDAKHGLKKATLDDYFAHILHIIEVAGPEHVGFGADWDGGGGVVGLEDVSDLPKITERLLEAGYTEAQIEAMWSGNLLRVIREAQAVAVADASATR